Part of the Flavobacteriales bacterium genome, TCTCCACCTTCATAAATTTTTAATTTATATGGAATCTTATATTTTTTTAACTCCTTTGCCAGTTTTAGTGAGTTGGATGCTTTTACTTTCCTATCCGAATTTCCATGTAGAATTAATAATGGCACATCTTTAGGAAATTTGTAAGCAAAGTAGTAGGCTGACCTTTTTTTTAGTTCTATTTCTTTATTTTTCCAATATTTTGGAATTAATTCAGCATAGACTTTTGTCTCCATTATTGGTCTATCAATAACTGTTTTGTCAGATGGTGCTCCTCCAACAACTGCAGCTTTTATTTGATTTGTTTTCGGTAAAGTAAGATATGTCATCATACCTCCCCTACTCCAGCCATACATTCCAATTTTTGTTTCATCAGCTTCTGGGAATTCTTTAACAACTTCAATTAAGTTTAACACATCGTTTACATCTTTTCCACCAAATTCATCTTTTCCTTCACTTTCTCCACATCCACGATAATTACAACCTATTACCACATAACCTTCATTTGCCATTTTTGAAAAATTATAAGCCACTGGATATTTTGCTTTTCCTTCAAACAATTGTAATGCTCCAAAATCTCGATTTCCTCCTCTATTGTAAAGTATCACTGGATATTTTCCTGCTTTCTTAGGAATTGCAGCAAAGGCCTGAATTTTCAATCCATCGCTCAAATATGTTATTTCAAACATATTAACATTCTCCAAAAAGTGAAATTTCTTCGAAAATTTCTTATCATCAAAGTTTTCATACAAATTTTTATAGTTCTCCCAATTGATTTTCTGCTTCTCTACAATTAGTGCATCTTGAGTTGAACATGAGAAATTCAAAAGAGTTAGCAGAATTAATATCGTTTGTTTCATTTTTTCTATTTATGAGTGAAAAGAACAAGTCTAAAGACATATCTTACTCAAAAAAGCACATTTAAATACCTTAATAAGGTGATTTCTACATAAAAACTATACTTCGACGCCATCGCTTTGATCCCGAAAAGTCGGGACAGGTCTTTCTTTATTTTATTCAGTTGTTTTTTAAAAAAGTGTTCATCTGTTCGCTTCGCTCGGGTGACATAAAGAAAGAGCCCTTTCTTATGTCATTTTCTCAATCCATTAATATCATATCGTGATACAAAATTCCAGATCAATTCGGCGGTACTTTGACCTTGATAAGTAGCGCTGAACCACACATGGTTACCTCCAATGTATTTGTAATGCTCAACAGAAACTAAATTATCACCTTGATCATGGATATAATGTTCAATTGTCATTCCTCCACCATTGTCTGTGCTTATAGTTGGGCTTGTGGTTGTATTATTGAAATCAATCCAATGATCTAAGACACTCTGAGTAGAATTATAATAGCTGTTTCCATGATAAGGAAGAACCGCATCAGATGTCCCGTGAAGATGTATCACAGGTATGGGATGACTGGTAGGTCCTGTGCAATCTAACATAGTTCCTGAAACAGATCCTACAGCCGCTATTAATTCGCTTTTATAATTTGCAAGTCCATAAGCCATCATTCCTCCATTAGAAAACCCAACCGCGTAAATCCTTTTTGAGTCAACACTATAGTCATAGGAGATATCATTTATCATCGCTTCAACAAATCCAAAGTCATCAACATTACTTTTATTGTCTCCACCTGTTGGACAAGGATTCCAATGTGAAGAACCATCAGCACAACTACCTTGTGGATATGCCAAAATAAAAGTGTCGGATTCCGCCACTGTACGCATATCAGCATAGTTCATATATTCACTTGCACTACTTCCAAAACCATGAAAATTTAATACTAGTGGAACAGGAGATTTCCCATCATAAGAACTGGGTATATACAATACATATTTTCTATCGATACCATCATGAATAATTGATTGAGAATTTGTATTTGAATAACATGATTCCTCATTTTTATCATTATCCTGACCTTTATTACAGCTGTACATCAGTAACAAAATAACAAGGATAAAAAATGATCTGCTTTTATTCATGATCTTTTAGTTGAATTACGTATATGTTTGATTATATGAAATATAGTCTACTTATATCCGACTATGATTTCATTTTTTTAAACTAAAACCCTTACCCGTGGTTTTAATCAAAAATACATTAAAATAACTAGTGTTAAGAAAGATAAAATTAGAAATAAAAAAATAGACCTATGGTATTTTTAAAAATCGTCTTGTTCCTAGGCTTGAATCCAACGATAAATTTGCCGCAAGCTTGATTTTTTTTCGAAACGAAGGCAGACCTTTTTGTTTTAGCTTATTCCGATGCTTTCGGGGAAGGCTAACTAGTTCAGATTTTGCTTATTTTTTATATCCTGTTGTGAATAAATTTCTTGCTCCTCTAATCCCGCACTTTTGATATTTATTATAAACTTGTGCTGCTCGTTCATCTATTTGTTTTCCATTTTCATTATTAATCCAACCATCAATTGCAGCTTTTAATATATATGCTTCTGGAGCCATTAAATGAGTTGTCCATAGAATTGGCGTCGCATTAGCTTTTCTAATTTCAGGAGTAAAATACTTTCTACTATAACAAGCCAAAATCATAACATCTCTTTTCTTTTTTTCTATTTCTTTATATGTAATATTCACATCAAATTCCATTAATCCGTCATGTCCTATATAAGCTAACAAATCAGAATCTCCTCCAAAATTTAGTTCAATATTATTCTCTTTAATTTTAATTGGATTTTGAGTATTTGATGCTTTTAAAAAATCTTCAATACAAAGTTTAATTTGTTCTCCATCATAAGCATCTGCTAACAAATAAACATCTTTTTTTGAATGTTTAAAAAGTAATCTATCTAAAATATATGGATTAGATGATTGTAATTTCTTAACTAAAACCCAATCTTTTGTTCTTCGTTTCAAAAATGATTTCACTCCATAACCTGCTCCCCAATAAAGATTTAAATTAGGATCTTTTCCATTTCCAATTTGTTCTGGCACTGGAACTATACCTTGAAATTCATTATCACATAATGCAACAAAAACGTGTATTGTCTTTGATTGAGAATAACTTTTTATTGAAAAAATCAATAATATTAAAATCAATAAGTTTCTTTTCATTTTGTTCTTTTTTTAAAAAAAATAGCACAGAGAATGATATCCTCCAAATCCATTTACCAATAATAAAATCCACATTTCCTGACTTCTTCAAGCTACCCAATTAGTAGAGTTTGACATAAGATGTTCTGAGAATCGAACTAATGTTCTTTCAGTCACTCGATCAGTTTGTTGGATTTTTTTCTCTTTTAATTAAAATTACCCAAGTTTTCCCAGATATCAATGAGCTATTTTTTAAGTTTTGTTTTGTGAGTATTTGAAGGTTTATTTATTAGATTTGATTTTTCATATAAATATTTCCTTGTCAACACCATCAATTTTGTGTTTTACCTTCTGTCCCATACTAGCTGAAACATAACCTGCTACTGTTTCTTCTTTTCTTTGCCCACTTGATAGGTAGTCAATATATATTGAGCAATCACCCGTTATTTCCACCCAAACAGTTTTACTCTCTCCAACTTCGAGTTTATCAATATGTCAGCCTCCACATCCAACAATATTAACATCCGTAATTGTAGTGTTTGTTTCATTAGTGAAATTAATTCTCATTGTCCCTAGTAGATTTATAGCCACCAGACAATAAGCAATCATAATTGGAATATTCAGAAACATTAGTACCGAAGTGTTCTGTAGTCTTTTTCTATTCGTTTTTGCATTTTGAATCTTTATTAAAATGGCGATTAATATAACAATGTTTATCAGTCCATTTAATGCAATAAATCCATAACCAACTAAAAGAATTTCAAAGGCAGAAGTCAAATAGTAAAGACTGAATATTATTGTTCCTATAATAAAGGTAAATAATGCTGTTAATCGTCCAGTTTTTATGTACTGCTCAGTTGTCATATTTATCTGTTTGAAAAAAAACTCTTTTTGTTTCTATTTTTTGGTAA contains:
- a CDS encoding prolyl oligopeptidase family serine peptidase — its product is MKQTILILLTLLNFSCSTQDALIVEKQKINWENYKNLYENFDDKKFSKKFHFLENVNMFEITYLSDGLKIQAFAAIPKKAGKYPVILYNRGGNRDFGALQLFEGKAKYPVAYNFSKMANEGYVVIGCNYRGCGESEGKDEFGGKDVNDVLNLIEVVKEFPEADETKIGMYGWSRGGMMTYLTLPKTNQIKAAVVGGAPSDKTVIDRPIMETKVYAELIPKYWKNKEIELKKRSAYYFAYKFPKDVPLLILHGNSDRKVKASNSLKLAKELKKYKIPYKLKIYEGGDHGLRAFRDEVDYEVMNWFKRFLKNEESLPNMELNGNGIR
- a CDS encoding dienelactone hydrolase family protein; protein product: MNKSRSFFILVILLLMYSCNKGQDNDKNEESCYSNTNSQSIIHDGIDRKYVLYIPSSYDGKSPVPLVLNFHGFGSSASEYMNYADMRTVAESDTFILAYPQGSCADGSSHWNPCPTGGDNKSNVDDFGFVEAMINDISYDYSVDSKRIYAVGFSNGGMMAYGLANYKSELIAAVGSVSGTMLDCTGPTSHPIPVIHLHGTSDAVLPYHGNSYYNSTQSVLDHWIDFNNTTTSPTISTDNGGGMTIEHYIHDQGDNLVSVEHYKYIGGNHVWFSATYQGQSTAELIWNFVSRYDINGLRK